In Ktedonobacterales bacterium, a single window of DNA contains:
- the pdxT gene encoding pyridoxal 5'-phosphate synthase glutaminase subunit PdxT, with translation MKNHQAQTTRRIRQPIVGVLALQGDFREHANMLKEAGAEPREVRLPQDLEGLDGLIIPGGESTTIGKLMMAYHLQQPLRELIAAGTPVWGTCAGLILLARETDNALAGQPLLATMRARVKRNAFGSQGDSFEADLNVPVLGDPPFHAVFIRGPSVESVEDGVEALAALDDGTIVAIRQDNLLGTAFHPEMTGDPRFHAYFLRLVKRHRAQDERV, from the coding sequence ATGAAGAACCATCAGGCGCAGACAACCCGGCGTATCCGGCAGCCCATTGTCGGGGTTCTCGCCCTCCAGGGCGACTTCCGCGAGCATGCCAACATGCTCAAAGAAGCGGGCGCTGAACCAAGGGAAGTGCGGCTCCCCCAAGACCTTGAGGGGCTGGATGGCCTCATCATCCCTGGCGGCGAAAGCACCACCATTGGCAAGCTGATGATGGCCTACCACTTGCAGCAGCCGCTCCGCGAGTTGATCGCCGCTGGCACGCCTGTTTGGGGTACCTGCGCCGGCCTGATTTTGCTGGCGCGCGAAACCGACAACGCGCTGGCCGGGCAGCCGCTCCTGGCAACCATGCGCGCGCGCGTCAAGCGCAACGCCTTTGGCAGCCAGGGCGACAGCTTCGAGGCCGACCTGAACGTTCCGGTCCTTGGCGACCCACCGTTTCACGCCGTCTTCATTCGCGGGCCATCGGTAGAATCGGTCGAAGATGGTGTCGAGGCGCTGGCAGCCCTGGACGATGGCACAATTGTGGCAATTCGCCAGGATAACCTGCTGGGTACCGCCTTTCATCCAGAAATGACAGGCGACCCCCGCTTTCATGCCTATTTCTTGCGCCTGGTCAAGCGCCATCGCGCGCAAGACGAGCGCGTGTGA
- a CDS encoding DUF4386 family protein: MAYPAQVTKKEVSPTLKVGGNCAIVVGILGALFSLNYLLLPPEQRIGANPADLLPSFDRDPTLLRLEMIEMALAGVCGMGLAPAVSEMLEALKKGGARWTGTLATFSYGVMAVSNLLMMQRLPGVASAYVHGDASTKAALAATWNGSIDPDGWMQYGCVGLWMLVVNTAASQSEELPKPLAYLGMALGVLYCLKPISATAQMPELMTPMMGLGAILAPLWYLWMGFQMRSKAEERTAPPPQGNWPRA, translated from the coding sequence ATGGCGTACCCGGCTCAGGTGACGAAGAAAGAAGTATCTCCTACACTTAAAGTCGGCGGAAACTGCGCAATCGTTGTGGGAATCCTGGGGGCACTCTTCTCGCTGAATTATCTGCTCCTGCCGCCTGAACAGCGGATAGGAGCAAACCCCGCCGATCTCTTACCGTCCTTTGATCGGGATCCCACGCTGCTGCGGCTCGAAATGATCGAAATGGCGCTGGCCGGAGTGTGTGGCATGGGGCTGGCCCCCGCCGTGTCGGAGATGCTCGAAGCTCTCAAAAAAGGCGGGGCGCGCTGGACCGGCACGCTAGCCACGTTCAGCTATGGGGTGATGGCCGTCAGCAATCTGCTGATGATGCAGCGGCTGCCCGGCGTCGCCAGCGCCTACGTGCATGGGGATGCCTCCACCAAAGCGGCGCTTGCCGCCACCTGGAACGGCTCCATTGACCCGGATGGCTGGATGCAATACGGCTGCGTCGGACTCTGGATGCTGGTCGTGAATACAGCGGCCTCACAAAGCGAAGAACTCCCCAAGCCGCTCGCCTATCTGGGCATGGCCCTGGGCGTGTTGTACTGCCTCAAGCCGATCAGCGCGACGGCCCAGATGCCAGAACTCATGACTCCCATGATGGGCCTGGGGGCCATTCTTGCCCCGCTCTGGTACCTCTGGATGGGTTTCCAGATGCGCAGCAAAGCGGAGGAACGGACGGCGCCTCCCCCGCAGGGCAACTGGCCCAGGGCTTGA
- a CDS encoding alpha/beta hydrolase: MADSAFLPGISSEIVKTPRLATHILTSGPQDGEPVVLVHGNASSAVFWEETMLALPAQYRTIALDLRGFGDSETAPVDATRGVRDFADDLHALVETLKLGRFHLIGWSMGGGVGMQYITDHPAQVRSLTLVSPMSPYGFGGTKDASGAPCWPDFAGSGGGTANPDFVQRLKDGDRSADSPNSPRNVMNQFYFKPPFRAAPAREEAFVSSLLSTQCAEGNYPGDLTPSANWPTVAPGARGVNNGISPQYCNLSAFGQVQGGPPVLWIRGANDQIVSDTSLLDFGTLGQLGAVPGWPGADVFPPQPMWQQLRAVLDAYTASGSSYREVEFSDTGHSPHIERPDDFRRECFGFLAGH, from the coding sequence ATGGCAGACTCCGCATTCCTGCCCGGCATCTCCTCCGAGATCGTCAAGACGCCCCGGCTGGCAACGCATATCCTGACCAGTGGCCCCCAGGATGGCGAGCCAGTTGTTCTGGTGCATGGCAATGCCTCCTCCGCTGTCTTCTGGGAAGAGACGATGCTGGCGCTCCCCGCACAGTATCGCACTATCGCCCTCGATCTGCGCGGCTTCGGCGATTCAGAGACCGCGCCGGTAGATGCCACGCGCGGCGTGCGCGATTTCGCCGATGACCTGCACGCCCTGGTCGAGACGCTGAAGCTGGGGCGTTTTCACCTGATCGGCTGGTCTATGGGTGGCGGCGTGGGCATGCAATATATCACCGACCATCCGGCACAGGTGCGCTCGCTCACGCTGGTTTCGCCCATGTCGCCCTACGGCTTTGGAGGTACAAAAGACGCCAGCGGCGCGCCCTGCTGGCCCGATTTCGCCGGAAGCGGCGGCGGCACCGCCAATCCCGACTTTGTGCAGCGCCTGAAGGACGGAGATCGCAGCGCCGATTCGCCCAATTCGCCGCGCAATGTCATGAACCAGTTTTACTTCAAGCCGCCCTTCCGCGCAGCGCCAGCGCGCGAAGAAGCCTTTGTCAGCAGCCTGCTTTCCACTCAATGCGCGGAGGGCAACTATCCTGGCGACCTGACCCCTTCGGCCAACTGGCCCACCGTTGCCCCCGGCGCGCGGGGCGTCAACAACGGCATCTCGCCCCAATACTGCAACTTGAGCGCCTTTGGGCAGGTGCAGGGCGGCCCGCCGGTCCTCTGGATTCGCGGGGCCAACGACCAGATCGTCTCGGATACGTCCCTGCTAGACTTTGGCACGCTTGGGCAGCTTGGCGCGGTCCCCGGCTGGCCCGGCGCAGATGTCTTCCCGCCCCAGCCGATGTGGCAGCAATTGCGCGCGGTGCTGGACGCCTATACCGCCAGCGGCAGCTCGTATCGTGAGGTCGAGTTCTCCGACACCGGCCACTCGCCCCACATCGAGCGGCCCGACGACTTCCGGCGCGAGTGCTTCGGCTTTCTCGCGGGCCACTGA
- a CDS encoding glycoside hydrolase family 3 N-terminal domain-containing protein, with protein MREPDERPRQWARPSASHARGPRRPGWLIAGGLLLVGLVGLLVVWARNILLASSAVVVVVTATPVLSPTVVTQAPTPTPTPVPTRQLDAYISRLSQQQRVGQLLMLAVYTDAYSSALDGPLRQAQVGSVIFFPNHNGGPLMPTTLAGVQRLIRDLKEHATNPLLVATDEEGGGVDRLAPYFGPSPSPAALTATGNPQNAYNQAKLDAQRLREVGINVDFAPLADVDQGGAIDSSRMFGTTPEQVARYAGAFLDGLQQHGIAGTLKHWPGIGAVSANPDFALPTLTHTKTQLNTIDFASFLALLSHHPDLIMVTHVLTPAYDPNNLASLSPTLIDGVLRGQLGYQGVVVSDEMEASSVAQFMRQQGYTDPAQAVGEASVRAILAGEDVIECPLDPHLAQGVITAVTRAVASGRISQARLLQSLRRIISLKVRLGILTLPQS; from the coding sequence ATGCGTGAACCTGACGAGAGGCCGCGCCAGTGGGCGCGACCATCTGCATCTCATGCTCGCGGGCCTCGCCGTCCAGGCTGGCTCATCGCCGGGGGGCTGCTCCTGGTTGGATTGGTGGGCCTGCTGGTGGTGTGGGCGCGGAATATTCTGCTTGCTTCGTCTGCTGTGGTGGTGGTCGTGACGGCCACGCCGGTCCTCAGCCCGACGGTTGTTACGCAAGCTCCAACTCCAACTCCCACGCCTGTGCCGACCCGGCAGCTCGACGCCTACATCAGCCGCCTGTCGCAGCAGCAGCGCGTCGGGCAACTGCTGATGCTTGCCGTCTATACCGACGCCTACTCCTCCGCGCTGGATGGGCCGCTGCGGCAGGCGCAGGTGGGCAGCGTCATCTTCTTTCCCAACCATAACGGGGGGCCGCTGATGCCCACGACGCTGGCGGGTGTCCAGCGGCTTATCCGCGATCTAAAGGAACACGCGACCAATCCGCTCCTGGTCGCCACTGATGAAGAAGGCGGCGGCGTAGATCGCCTCGCGCCGTACTTTGGCCCCTCGCCATCGCCTGCCGCCCTGACCGCTACCGGCAATCCGCAAAACGCCTATAACCAGGCGAAGCTGGACGCGCAGCGCCTGCGCGAAGTGGGTATCAACGTGGATTTTGCCCCGCTGGCCGATGTGGATCAGGGCGGCGCTATTGACTCCAGCCGCATGTTTGGCACGACGCCTGAGCAGGTGGCCCGCTATGCGGGCGCTTTTCTGGATGGCTTGCAGCAGCATGGGATTGCCGGGACGCTGAAGCACTGGCCGGGCATTGGCGCGGTTTCGGCTAATCCTGATTTCGCGCTGCCAACACTCACGCACACCAAAACGCAGCTTAACACCATTGACTTTGCTTCCTTTCTCGCCCTGCTCTCCCATCACCCTGACCTGATTATGGTGACGCATGTGCTGACGCCTGCTTACGACCCGAACAATCTGGCGTCCTTATCGCCGACGTTGATTGATGGGGTGCTGCGCGGGCAATTGGGCTATCAGGGCGTGGTGGTTTCTGATGAGATGGAAGCGAGCAGCGTGGCTCAATTCATGCGGCAGCAAGGCTACACCGATCCGGCGCAGGCGGTTGGCGAGGCCAGCGTCCGGGCGATTCTGGCGGGCGAAGACGTGATCGAGTGTCCCCTGGACCCGCATCTCGCGCAGGGAGTGATCACTGCCGTGACGCGGGCGGTTGCCTCCGGGCGTATTTCGCAGGCGCGGCTGCTGCAATCGCTGCGGCGCATCATCAGCCTGAAAGTCCGTTTAGGCATCCTGACGCTGCCCCAGTCCTGA
- a CDS encoding response regulator transcription factor, whose translation MEQQAKSLSGQTILVVDDEQSIIDFIKLGMTYEGARVEAAMDGFAALDAARRLRPDLIILDIMLPGIDGLEVCRRLRAQELTADIPVLMLTARDEVSDRVAGLNTGADDYLTKPFSFDELLARVKAILRRQQRGSDPAIPGTRILRVADLELNEASREVTRGGHLIEPLTATEYNLLHLFMTHPRQVLDRRTILSRVWGYDFMGETNIIEVYVRYLREKIEDEPSQPRYILTVRGVGYVLKT comes from the coding sequence GTGGAGCAGCAAGCGAAAAGCCTCAGCGGGCAAACCATCCTGGTTGTTGATGATGAGCAGAGCATCATTGACTTCATCAAGCTGGGCATGACCTATGAGGGCGCGCGCGTGGAGGCCGCGATGGATGGTTTCGCGGCGCTCGACGCCGCCCGCCGCTTGCGGCCCGATCTCATCATCCTGGACATCATGCTCCCCGGCATTGATGGCCTGGAGGTCTGTCGGCGGCTGCGCGCCCAGGAATTGACCGCCGATATTCCGGTGCTGATGCTGACCGCCAGGGACGAGGTAAGTGACCGCGTGGCCGGGCTGAACACAGGCGCCGATGATTACCTGACCAAGCCCTTCAGCTTCGATGAACTGCTGGCGCGGGTCAAAGCCATCTTGCGGCGGCAGCAGCGCGGCAGTGATCCGGCCATCCCCGGAACGCGCATCCTGCGCGTGGCCGATCTGGAACTCAACGAAGCCTCCCGCGAGGTCACGCGCGGCGGGCATTTGATCGAGCCATTGACGGCAACCGAATATAACTTGCTGCATCTCTTCATGACCCACCCGCGCCAGGTGCTGGACCGCCGGACCATCCTGAGCCGGGTCTGGGGCTATGATTTTATGGGCGAAACCAATATTATCGAGGTCTACGTGCGCTATCTGCGCGAAAAGATTGAAGACGAACCCAGCCAGCCGAGATACATCCTGACGGTGCGCGGCGTGGGCTATGTCCTGAAAACCTAG
- a CDS encoding R3H domain-containing nucleic acid-binding protein, whose amino-acid sequence MQQVITDDLDALLESLPPRFKEAAYQLEDRTELLEIVMDLGRQAEARFPEREVILCDEPVSEADLHYVVDRIGEFGADNRAGIERTLHRISAIRNRKGKVVGLTLRVGRAVYGTIALIRDIIEEGKSILILGRPGVGKTTMLRETARVLADELSKRVVIVDTSNEIAGDGDIPHPGIGRARRMQVATPNAQHGVMIEAVENHMPEVIVIDEIGTELEAQAARTIAERGVQLVGTAHGNTLDNLMMNPTLSDLLGGIQTVTLGDEEARRRGTQKSVLERKAPPTFDVVIEQQDRQRLIIHRDVAETIDDILRGSPPVAEERIRDSEGRISARRISVQPMESPAWGGGGNASAPNGGPFSPFRGAGLGPRSGMANGLRSGRANTAGLTAVNGKGNGYPPDGQKPPPRRAAERLAELVKNQPEELAGDGSAEPASPALTTVRIYPFGISRTRLEQAIRQMAVPVVISRDQNDADVIITLKNYYRNQPERLRAAESERKPIYILKNNTVEQMIECLAHLFDIDLTVERAPGSGGALDPTTEAIQEAEDAIGHVLTNGANAVELSPQNAYIRRLQHQVAERYNLASRSRGKEPNRRVKIFKVQQ is encoded by the coding sequence ATGCAACAAGTGATCACTGACGATCTGGATGCTCTGCTTGAGTCCCTGCCTCCCCGGTTTAAGGAGGCCGCCTACCAACTGGAGGACCGCACCGAGCTGTTGGAGATTGTCATGGACCTTGGCCGCCAGGCCGAGGCCCGGTTCCCAGAGAGGGAGGTGATCCTGTGCGATGAACCGGTCTCAGAAGCAGACCTGCACTATGTCGTGGATCGCATTGGAGAATTTGGCGCCGACAACCGCGCTGGCATCGAGCGCACCCTGCACCGCATCTCGGCCATCCGCAACCGCAAAGGCAAGGTCGTGGGGCTGACCCTGCGCGTCGGGCGCGCGGTCTATGGCACCATCGCGCTCATTCGGGACATCATCGAAGAGGGCAAAAGCATCCTCATTCTGGGCCGACCAGGTGTCGGCAAAACGACCATGCTCCGCGAGACCGCGCGCGTGCTGGCTGATGAACTCAGCAAGCGCGTCGTCATCGTTGACACCTCCAACGAAATCGCAGGCGATGGCGACATCCCACACCCCGGCATTGGCCGGGCGCGCCGGATGCAAGTCGCCACACCCAACGCGCAGCATGGGGTGATGATCGAAGCCGTCGAAAACCACATGCCCGAAGTCATCGTCATTGATGAAATCGGGACCGAACTGGAGGCCCAGGCGGCTCGCACCATCGCCGAGCGCGGCGTGCAGTTGGTGGGTACGGCGCATGGCAACACCCTCGACAACCTGATGATGAACCCCACGCTCTCTGATCTGCTGGGCGGCATTCAGACTGTCACGCTCGGCGACGAGGAAGCTCGCCGCCGTGGCACGCAGAAAAGCGTGCTGGAGCGCAAAGCCCCCCCGACCTTCGATGTCGTCATCGAGCAGCAGGACCGACAGCGCCTCATCATACACCGCGATGTCGCGGAAACCATTGACGATATTCTGCGCGGCTCGCCACCTGTGGCGGAAGAGCGCATACGAGATAGCGAGGGCCGCATTTCGGCGCGGCGCATCAGTGTGCAGCCGATGGAATCGCCTGCCTGGGGCGGCGGAGGCAACGCCAGCGCGCCCAATGGAGGGCCGTTCTCCCCTTTTCGCGGGGCGGGCCTTGGCCCGCGCAGCGGAATGGCGAACGGCCTGCGGAGCGGGCGCGCAAACACCGCCGGTCTGACCGCCGTGAACGGCAAAGGGAATGGCTACCCGCCTGACGGCCAGAAACCGCCGCCACGACGCGCCGCCGAACGCCTGGCCGAACTCGTCAAGAACCAGCCAGAGGAACTGGCTGGTGACGGCTCGGCGGAGCCTGCTTCGCCAGCCCTGACCACGGTGCGCATCTATCCCTTCGGGATCAGCCGCACCCGCCTGGAGCAGGCCATCCGCCAGATGGCGGTACCCGTCGTCATCAGCCGCGACCAGAACGACGCCGACGTGATTATCACGCTCAAAAACTACTACCGCAACCAGCCGGAGCGGTTGCGAGCCGCCGAAAGCGAGCGCAAGCCCATCTACATCCTGAAAAACAACACCGTCGAGCAGATGATCGAATGCCTCGCGCACCTCTTCGACATTGACCTGACGGTGGAGCGAGCGCCGGGCAGCGGCGGCGCGCTCGACCCGACCACCGAAGCTATTCAGGAGGCGGAAGACGCCATCGGCCACGTCCTCACCAACGGGGCCAACGCGGTGGAGCTTTCACCGCAAAACGCCTACATCCGCCGCCTGCAACATCAGGTGGCCGAACGCTACAACCTCGCTTCGCGCAGCCGGGGCAAGGAACCCAACCGGCGCGTGAAAATCTTCAAGGTCCAGCAATAA
- the tmk gene encoding dTMP kinase has protein sequence MTGYFITLEGPEGGGKSTQARLLAERLRQAGYAVTLTREPGGTPAGEAIRAIWDDPARSDLLPITDLFLLCAGRAQHVGEVIRPALERGEIVISDRYADSTRAYQGYGSGLDFATMETLLQIATGGLTPDLTLLLDIPAAEGLARRRSASQAGASQLDRLDQRSLDYHERVHAGYLKLAAQQPTRWVTFDARTATQTLADTIWQTVQQRLTERHSQSLTC, from the coding sequence ATGACAGGCTATTTCATCACACTGGAAGGCCCCGAAGGGGGCGGCAAATCCACGCAGGCGCGGCTCCTGGCCGAGCGGCTGCGCCAGGCTGGCTATGCGGTCACGCTGACCCGCGAGCCAGGCGGCACGCCCGCCGGCGAAGCCATTCGCGCCATCTGGGATGACCCGGCGCGCAGCGACCTGCTGCCCATCACCGATCTCTTCCTGCTCTGCGCGGGACGCGCCCAGCACGTCGGCGAGGTGATTCGCCCGGCCCTGGAACGCGGCGAAATCGTCATCAGCGACCGCTACGCCGATTCCACCCGCGCCTATCAGGGCTACGGCTCCGGCCTCGATTTCGCCACAATGGAAACCCTCTTGCAGATTGCCACCGGCGGCCTGACCCCCGACCTTACCTTGCTGCTGGACATCCCCGCCGCCGAAGGGCTGGCGCGCCGCCGCTCGGCCAGCCAGGCCGGAGCGAGCCAGCTAGACCGGCTCGATCAGCGCAGCCTGGACTATCACGAGCGGGTGCATGCTGGCTATCTGAAACTGGCTGCCCAGCAGCCCACACGCTGGGTCACATTCGACGCGCGCACCGCAACGCAGACCCTGGCAGATACCATCTGGCAGACCGTCCAGCAGCGGCTGACAGAGCGCCACAGTCAGAGCCTAACCTGTTAA
- a CDS encoding pyridoxamine 5'-phosphate oxidase family protein, which produces MTHYTLPPRVEEVFREFLSCEFATLGKDGAPIAWPTAPLYLPETGRFLITTSIGAPQKAFNIRRNPHVSLLFSDPTGSGLAQPPIVLVQGDADIPHEVTTWNEDLARFWAVLARRQPSSQAYSSSAIMRAVSAWYYMRLLIYITPRRIRWWPDGNCDHPAQEIEVSHVE; this is translated from the coding sequence ATGACGCACTATACCCTGCCGCCCAGGGTTGAGGAAGTCTTCCGCGAGTTTTTAAGCTGCGAGTTTGCCACGCTGGGCAAAGATGGCGCGCCCATCGCCTGGCCGACTGCCCCCCTCTACCTGCCTGAGACAGGACGCTTCCTCATCACCACCTCGATTGGAGCGCCACAAAAAGCCTTCAACATCCGCCGCAACCCGCATGTCTCGCTGCTGTTCTCTGACCCAACCGGCAGCGGCCTTGCTCAGCCGCCAATCGTGCTGGTGCAGGGGGACGCCGACATCCCCCACGAAGTCACAACCTGGAACGAAGACCTCGCTCGCTTCTGGGCGGTCCTCGCTCGCCGCCAGCCCTCCAGCCAGGCGTACAGCAGCAGCGCGATCATGCGCGCCGTGTCGGCGTGGTACTACATGCGATTGCTCATCTACATCACGCCGCGCCGCATCAGATGGTGGCCTGACGGCAACTGCGATCACCCGGCGCAGGAAATCGAGGTCAGCCATGTGGAATGA
- a CDS encoding methyltransferase domain-containing protein, translated as MRLFGWFRRPPQKDQPATRRWIRLGGRRMFSSGSYILPKDQTEDDRLDLQHHFYRLILRGNYCAPLRQPRMILDVACGTGIWGREMAREFPQTQVINFDIDRAPVDAALQRLGPTGQIPANFRFLEADAFQPFPFEPGLFDFTHARLIGSFTPVARWPDVVAEMIRVTRPGGYVELVDFEIGQSPSQAVMALGEAMGRLMTARGLHPGSAPYLAGYLRQAGLEGVRERRAIVGGGPRGSREQGLLITDILATFANLQPLVVKVGVLSDADYTALLERAREEARALGAWLPIVCAFGRKPLERGRRSGFIRY; from the coding sequence ATGCGCCTCTTTGGCTGGTTTCGCCGTCCCCCTCAAAAGGATCAGCCCGCGACGCGGCGCTGGATACGGCTGGGGGGCAGACGTATGTTCAGCAGCGGCTCCTACATCCTGCCCAAAGATCAGACTGAAGATGATCGGCTTGATCTGCAACATCACTTCTACAGGCTCATTCTGCGTGGGAATTATTGCGCGCCGCTCCGGCAGCCGCGCATGATATTGGATGTGGCCTGCGGCACCGGCATCTGGGGACGCGAGATGGCAAGAGAGTTTCCCCAGACTCAGGTTATCAACTTCGATATTGATCGCGCGCCAGTGGACGCGGCGTTGCAGCGCCTTGGGCCGACGGGACAGATCCCCGCCAATTTTCGCTTTCTGGAAGCTGACGCCTTCCAGCCTTTTCCCTTCGAGCCGGGCCTGTTTGATTTTACGCACGCGCGCCTGATCGGCTCATTTACTCCGGTGGCGCGCTGGCCTGACGTGGTGGCTGAGATGATTCGCGTCACACGCCCCGGCGGCTATGTGGAACTGGTGGATTTTGAGATCGGGCAAAGCCCCAGCCAGGCGGTTATGGCTCTTGGCGAGGCTATGGGGCGCTTGATGACGGCTCGCGGCCTTCATCCAGGCTCAGCGCCGTATCTGGCTGGCTATCTACGCCAGGCAGGCTTGGAGGGGGTTCGTGAACGCCGGGCGATTGTGGGCGGCGGGCCGCGAGGCAGCCGCGAGCAAGGGCTGCTCATCACTGATATTCTGGCGACGTTTGCAAACCTTCAGCCGCTGGTCGTCAAGGTTGGGGTGCTTTCGGATGCCGATTACACCGCGCTGCTGGAGCGCGCGCGTGAAGAGGCGCGGGCGCTGGGCGCCTGGCTCCCTATCGTCTGCGCCTTTGGCAGAAAGCCGCTGGAACGCGGCAGAAGAAGCGGATTTATCCGCTATTAG
- a CDS encoding alpha/beta fold hydrolase: MKLQKLALLLLLVLLAACSSGSTSQATPTATPTAGIPPTEPIPAVPALPVHFFTQDHVQLAGLLYGKGKTAIICSHETRTSKIIWSASGMPQRLAERGYMVLAYDFRGYGDSANGGTLNFDADLRAAMAFVRQQGATRIVLLGSSMGGTVSLKVAASESVAAVITLSAPQHFAVIPVSDSDVQAITAAKLFVNSQDDTYASATMSMYALASDPKQIQMYSGSAHGVTIFYTEHGAALTQLILDFIARYAPAS, from the coding sequence GTGAAACTTCAGAAGCTAGCCCTGCTCCTCCTTCTGGTCTTGCTCGCCGCGTGCAGTTCGGGAAGCACTTCTCAGGCTACGCCTACCGCCACACCAACGGCTGGCATCCCCCCAACGGAGCCTATCCCCGCTGTCCCGGCGCTCCCGGTGCATTTCTTCACCCAGGACCATGTTCAACTTGCCGGGTTGCTTTATGGGAAGGGCAAGACGGCCATTATCTGCTCGCATGAAACGCGCACGAGCAAGATCATCTGGAGCGCCAGTGGCATGCCGCAGCGCCTTGCCGAGCGCGGCTATATGGTGCTGGCCTACGACTTTCGCGGCTATGGCGATTCGGCCAATGGGGGCACCCTGAACTTTGATGCTGACCTGCGCGCGGCGATGGCTTTTGTACGCCAGCAGGGAGCTACCAGGATTGTGCTGCTGGGTTCGAGCATGGGCGGTACGGTTTCGCTCAAAGTGGCAGCGAGTGAGTCAGTCGCTGCTGTGATTACCCTTTCGGCCCCCCAGCATTTTGCCGTTATCCCTGTCAGCGATAGCGATGTGCAGGCGATCACTGCGGCAAAACTCTTTGTGAACAGCCAGGATGACACCTATGCCTCTGCCACCATGTCTATGTACGCGCTTGCCAGCGATCCCAAGCAGATACAGATGTATTCCGGCTCGGCGCATGGTGTCACCATTTTTTATACCGAACATGGCGCGGCTTTAACGCAGCTTATTTTGGATTTTATCGCGCGGTACGCGCCAGCCAGCTAG